A window of the Dunckerocampus dactyliophorus isolate RoL2022-P2 chromosome 19, RoL_Ddac_1.1, whole genome shotgun sequence genome harbors these coding sequences:
- the ostm1 gene encoding osteopetrosis-associated transmembrane protein 1 isoform X2, whose protein sequence is MVVYLLFNNLKDLWIKSDCDNCIVDGFQSLTDDSLYFLSTLNQTLSCFERYQQGNHTELCTNCKSAYKSLNELYSGMEKNKTLCIDIEDGMNMTRRLWSKNFNCSFPREETVPVIAVSSFMLFLPIIFYLSSFLHSEQKKRKLIHPKRAKSYASSLMNIQDKQS, encoded by the exons ATGGTGGTTTATCTGCTCTTCAACAACCTGAAGGACCTGTGGATCAAATCAGACTGCGACA ACTGTATCGTGGATGGATTCCAGAGCCTCACTGACGACTCGCTATACTTCTTGTCCACCCTCAACCAAACTCTCAGCTGCTTTGAGAGATACCAACAG GGGAACCACACAGAACTGTGCACAAACTGTAAGAGCGCCTACAAGAGCCTCAATGAGCTATACAGCGGCATGGAGAAGAACAAGACTTTGTGTATCGACATTGAGGACGGG ATGAACATGACCCGCAGACTGTGGAGTAAGAATTTCAATTGTTCCTTCCCCCGGGAGGAGACGGTGCCTGTCATCGCCGTGTCCAGCTTCATGCTCTTTCTGCCCATCATCTTCTACTTGAGCAGCTTCCTTCACTCAGAACAAAAGAAACGCAAGCTCATACACC CCAAGAGGGCGAAGTCCTACGCCTCCAGTTTGATGAACATCCAGGACAAGCAGAGCTGA
- the ostm1 gene encoding osteopetrosis-associated transmembrane protein 1 isoform X1 has product MPLYQQNTLLVVLLIYIYAAASSEEANVTLSTSAVVNSPVFKTAGVDSAASLRLLSTFPGDLEISDYCSELLRIFGERYVAYVNCLVPSARPVKVCQNCFGSYGSLVTTYTNISSELGSGNESCRDSLLRGDRLMVVYLLFNNLKDLWIKSDCDNCIVDGFQSLTDDSLYFLSTLNQTLSCFERYQQGNHTELCTNCKSAYKSLNELYSGMEKNKTLCIDIEDGMNMTRRLWSKNFNCSFPREETVPVIAVSSFMLFLPIIFYLSSFLHSEQKKRKLIHPKRAKSYASSLMNIQDKQS; this is encoded by the exons ATGCCTCTTTAtcaacaaaacacacttttagtGGTGTTGTTGATCTATATTTACGCTGCCGCATCAAGCGAAGAAGCTAACGTCACACTTTCCACCTCGGCTGTGGTCAATTCGCCTGTTTTCAAGACTGCGGGGGTGGACTCTGCAGCCTCGCTCCGTCTGTTGTCTACTTTCCCAGGCGACTTGGAGATCAGCGACTACTGCAGCGAGCTTCTTCGCATTTTTGGTGAGCGGTATGTCGCCTATGTCAACTGCCTGGTTCCGTCTGCACGGCCGGTTAAAGTGTGTCAGAACTGTTTCGGCAGCTATGGCAGCCTGGTGACAACCTACACGAACATCTCTTCTGAG TTGGGTTCTGGCAATGAGAGCTGCAGAGACAGCCTCCTTCGAGGAGATCGACTGATGGTGGTTTATCTGCTCTTCAACAACCTGAAGGACCTGTGGATCAAATCAGACTGCGACA ACTGTATCGTGGATGGATTCCAGAGCCTCACTGACGACTCGCTATACTTCTTGTCCACCCTCAACCAAACTCTCAGCTGCTTTGAGAGATACCAACAG GGGAACCACACAGAACTGTGCACAAACTGTAAGAGCGCCTACAAGAGCCTCAATGAGCTATACAGCGGCATGGAGAAGAACAAGACTTTGTGTATCGACATTGAGGACGGG ATGAACATGACCCGCAGACTGTGGAGTAAGAATTTCAATTGTTCCTTCCCCCGGGAGGAGACGGTGCCTGTCATCGCCGTGTCCAGCTTCATGCTCTTTCTGCCCATCATCTTCTACTTGAGCAGCTTCCTTCACTCAGAACAAAAGAAACGCAAGCTCATACACC CCAAGAGGGCGAAGTCCTACGCCTCCAGTTTGATGAACATCCAGGACAAGCAGAGCTGA